The following proteins are encoded in a genomic region of Variovorax paradoxus:
- a CDS encoding efflux transporter outer membrane subunit: MRRLRSIAALCLPLSLGLAGCGLTRPPATVEAPFPAQWHAPLPHGGSLASLADWWRQLDDPLLVELIAAAEAASPNLASAAARVAEARSTRVQAGAALLPNLDGTLSASRGVSGSSFGSGATSSSSSSSTAIAPVTTLQAGLQSRWEIDLFGRLRADRDSAEQKLNSATAKWHDARVAVAAETANAYFAERACQQQLRVAESDAKSRGETARLTDLSARAGFTAPADAALARASASDASGRLTQQRAQCAVQRKALVALSGIDEFTLEQKLAASPTQRALPVVGSIASVPAEAISQRPDVYAAELGVASASADVGSAEAERYPKLSISGSIGRMQIRTSGFRESLDTWTIGPVSLTVPLLDGGARAANSDAAKARYTEAVSLYRANVRQAVREVEEALVNLDATDARTTDADAAVKNYQASFDATQARYSSGLASLFELEDSRRTLFTAQTARVSLQRERTEAWVALYRSMGGGWARPESLSMTSNPAAKAATSP; this comes from the coding sequence ATGAGACGACTCCGATCGATTGCAGCCCTCTGCCTGCCGCTGAGCCTCGGCCTTGCCGGCTGCGGCCTGACGCGTCCGCCGGCCACGGTGGAGGCGCCGTTCCCCGCGCAGTGGCATGCGCCTCTGCCCCACGGCGGCTCGCTCGCGTCGCTGGCCGACTGGTGGCGCCAGCTCGACGACCCGCTGCTGGTCGAACTCATTGCAGCGGCTGAGGCCGCAAGCCCCAATCTTGCAAGCGCCGCGGCGCGCGTGGCCGAGGCGCGTTCCACGCGCGTGCAGGCCGGCGCGGCGCTGCTGCCCAACCTCGACGGCACGCTCTCGGCGAGCCGCGGGGTCTCGGGCTCGTCCTTCGGCTCGGGCGCAACGAGTTCGTCTTCCAGCAGCAGCACCGCCATCGCGCCGGTGACCACGTTGCAGGCCGGCCTGCAGTCCAGGTGGGAGATCGACCTGTTCGGCCGCCTGCGCGCCGACCGCGATTCGGCCGAGCAGAAGCTCAACAGCGCCACCGCCAAATGGCACGACGCGCGCGTGGCCGTCGCGGCCGAAACCGCCAACGCCTATTTCGCCGAACGCGCCTGCCAGCAGCAACTGCGAGTGGCCGAGTCCGACGCCAAGTCGCGCGGCGAAACCGCGCGGCTTACCGATCTTTCGGCGCGCGCCGGCTTCACCGCGCCGGCCGATGCCGCGCTGGCACGCGCCAGCGCCTCCGACGCATCGGGCCGTCTGACGCAGCAACGCGCCCAATGCGCGGTGCAGCGCAAGGCGCTGGTGGCGCTCAGCGGCATCGACGAGTTCACGCTCGAACAGAAGCTCGCCGCCTCGCCCACGCAGCGTGCGCTGCCGGTGGTCGGCAGCATCGCCAGCGTGCCGGCAGAGGCCATCTCGCAGCGGCCCGATGTCTATGCGGCCGAACTCGGCGTGGCATCGGCCAGCGCCGACGTGGGTTCCGCCGAAGCCGAGCGCTACCCCAAGCTCAGCATCTCGGGCTCCATCGGCCGCATGCAGATCCGCACCAGCGGCTTCCGGGAATCGCTCGACACGTGGACGATCGGTCCGGTGTCGCTCACCGTGCCGCTGCTCGACGGCGGCGCCCGCGCGGCCAACAGCGATGCGGCCAAGGCGCGCTACACCGAAGCCGTGTCGCTCTACCGCGCGAACGTTCGGCAGGCGGTGCGCGAGGTGGAGGAAGCGCTGGTCAACCTCGACGCCACCGATGCACGCACCACCGATGCCGACGCCGCGGTGAAGAACTACCAGGCCTCCTTCGACGCCACGCAGGCCCGCTACAGCAGCGGCTTGGCCAGCCTGTTCGAACTCGAGGATTCGCGCCGCACGCTGTTCACGGCGCAAACCGCGCGCGTCTCGCTGCAGCGCGAGCGCACCGAAGCCTGGGTGGCGCTCTACCGCTCGATGGGCGGTGGCTGGGCCCGTCCCGAATCGCTCTCAATGACCTCCAACCCGGCCGCCAAGGCCGCGACGTCGCCATGA
- a CDS encoding ABC transporter ATP-binding protein, producing the protein MLETRDLTIRFGGHVAVNSVSCAFAPGTLTAIVGPNGAGKTTYFNLISGQLKASAGTVSLDGQSLSGLSPSARTHAGLGRAFQLTNLFPNLTVLENVRLAVQATREGAHRRGLNLWSIWSDHKALTERADQILADVALKSREHAIVASLPHGDQRKLEVALLMALEPKVFMFDEPTAGMNAAEAPVILDLIRKLKQDKSKTILLVEHKMDVVRELADRIIVLHNGTLVADGEPAEVIASPVVQEAYLGIAKEAAA; encoded by the coding sequence ATGCTTGAGACCCGAGATCTGACCATCCGCTTCGGCGGGCACGTGGCCGTCAACAGCGTGAGCTGCGCCTTCGCGCCGGGCACACTGACGGCCATCGTCGGCCCGAACGGCGCGGGCAAGACCACGTACTTCAACCTGATCTCGGGCCAGCTCAAGGCGAGCGCGGGCACGGTGTCGCTCGATGGGCAATCGCTCTCGGGCCTGTCGCCTTCCGCACGCACGCATGCGGGGCTGGGGCGGGCCTTCCAGCTCACCAACCTGTTCCCGAACCTCACGGTGCTGGAGAACGTGCGCCTTGCGGTGCAGGCCACGCGCGAGGGCGCGCATCGGCGCGGGCTCAACCTGTGGAGCATCTGGAGCGACCACAAGGCGCTGACCGAGCGCGCCGATCAGATCCTCGCCGACGTGGCGCTCAAGTCGCGCGAGCATGCAATCGTGGCAAGCCTGCCGCACGGCGATCAGCGCAAGCTCGAAGTAGCGCTCTTGATGGCACTGGAGCCCAAGGTCTTCATGTTCGACGAACCCACGGCCGGCATGAACGCGGCCGAGGCGCCGGTCATTCTCGATTTGATCCGCAAGCTCAAGCAGGACAAGAGCAAGACCATCCTGCTGGTCGAGCACAAGATGGACGTGGTGCGCGAGCTTGCGGACCGGATCATCGTGCTGCACAACGGCACACTGGTGGCTGATGGGGAGCCGGCCGAGGTGATTGCCTCGCCGGTGGTGCAAGAAGCCTACCTGGGCATTGCGAAGGAGGCGGCTGCATGA
- a CDS encoding CerR family C-terminal domain-containing protein: protein MSATALRALSARAPRSDGVEARQRLLYAALALFAANGYAKTSTREIARAADVNISAISYYFGDKAGLYAATFGEPMGGNAGDFIPLYAAPELATEEALHIFFTHMIEPLKQGEIVRQCIQLHMREMLEPTSQWAEELERDIKGPHNAIAGVLCRRLGLARPDDDVHRLTFAITGLAMQLFVSQDLVEAIRPSLLNTARGVDTWAQRLTGYAIALVEAEALRRKTAARPAPASARSGRKKT, encoded by the coding sequence ATGAGCGCCACAGCCCTCCGAGCCCTTTCCGCCCGTGCCCCGCGCAGCGATGGCGTCGAAGCGCGCCAGCGTCTTCTCTACGCCGCGCTTGCCCTCTTTGCGGCCAACGGCTATGCCAAGACCTCGACGCGCGAGATTGCGCGCGCGGCCGATGTGAATATCTCTGCCATCAGCTACTACTTCGGCGACAAGGCCGGGTTGTACGCCGCCACTTTCGGCGAACCGATGGGCGGCAACGCGGGCGATTTCATCCCGCTCTACGCAGCGCCGGAGCTGGCGACGGAAGAAGCCCTGCACATCTTCTTCACGCACATGATCGAGCCCCTCAAGCAGGGGGAGATCGTGCGGCAATGCATCCAGCTGCACATGCGCGAGATGCTCGAGCCCACCAGCCAGTGGGCCGAGGAACTGGAGCGCGACATCAAGGGCCCTCACAATGCCATCGCGGGCGTGCTGTGCCGCCGCCTCGGCCTCGCACGGCCCGACGACGATGTGCATCGGCTGACCTTCGCCATCACCGGCCTGGCCATGCAGCTCTTCGTGAGCCAGGACCTCGTCGAAGCGATACGCCCCTCTTTGCTGAATACGGCGCGCGGCGTGGACACGTGGGCGCAACGCCTCACGGGCTATGCCATTGCGCTGGTCGAGGCCGAAGCCCTGCGCCGCAAGACGGCCGCCAGGCCCGCGCCCGCATCCGCCCGTTCCGGGAGAAAGAAGACATGA
- a CDS encoding extracellular catalytic domain type 2 short-chain-length polyhydroxyalkanoate depolymerase: protein MAAMRWNWKGLAAAAAMAFGAHACTATAAVPLPSLGANPAEVSVSGLSAGGFMAVQLHVAYSATFKRGAGVVAGGPYYCAEGSVLNATGRCMAHGSSIPVSSLVSTTNSWAASGAIDPVSNMTGSKVYLFSGTSDNTVKQAVMDDLKTYYQSFVPAANTVYKNNIGAGHAMVTDDYGGACSTTAAPYINNCGFDLAGEILTHLYGPLNPRNNGTLGGTFTEFNQSEFVTGHGVAATGWIYVPQACTTASCRVHMVLHGCKQNYTDVSDQYVRKTGYNRWADTNNIVLIYPQTSTAATNSCWDWWGYDNANYAKKSGPQMAALKAMVDRVTGSGGGSSLPAPTGVGTSGATGSSMVIGWAGVSGASGYNVYRGGSKVNAAPVAGTNYTDTGLAASTTYSWTVAALDASNAQGTMSAAATGTTLAGSGGGGTCYTASNYAHTVAGRAYALYGLTYAYGSAQAMGLWNIYVTTTLKQTGPNYYVIGTC, encoded by the coding sequence ATGGCAGCGATGCGATGGAACTGGAAGGGATTGGCCGCGGCGGCGGCAATGGCGTTTGGCGCGCATGCCTGCACGGCAACCGCGGCAGTGCCGCTGCCGTCTCTCGGCGCCAACCCGGCGGAGGTGAGCGTGTCCGGCCTCTCGGCCGGCGGCTTCATGGCCGTGCAATTGCACGTGGCCTATTCGGCCACCTTCAAGCGCGGCGCGGGCGTGGTCGCCGGCGGGCCGTACTACTGCGCCGAAGGCTCGGTGCTCAACGCCACCGGGCGCTGCATGGCGCACGGCAGCAGCATTCCGGTGTCGTCGCTAGTGAGTACCACCAACAGCTGGGCCGCCAGCGGCGCGATCGACCCGGTGTCGAACATGACGGGCTCCAAGGTGTACCTGTTCTCCGGCACCTCGGACAACACCGTCAAGCAGGCAGTGATGGACGACCTGAAGACCTACTACCAGAGCTTCGTGCCCGCGGCCAACACCGTCTACAAGAACAACATCGGAGCGGGCCATGCGATGGTCACCGACGACTACGGCGGTGCCTGCAGCACCACCGCCGCGCCCTACATCAACAATTGCGGCTTCGATCTTGCGGGCGAGATCCTGACACATCTCTACGGCCCGCTGAACCCGCGCAACAACGGCACGCTGGGCGGCACCTTCACCGAGTTCAACCAGTCGGAATTCGTCACCGGCCACGGCGTGGCTGCGACCGGCTGGATCTACGTGCCGCAGGCCTGCACCACGGCCTCGTGCCGCGTACACATGGTGCTGCATGGCTGCAAGCAGAACTACACCGACGTCTCGGATCAGTACGTGCGCAAGACGGGCTACAACCGTTGGGCCGACACCAACAACATCGTGCTGATCTACCCGCAGACCAGCACCGCAGCCACCAACAGCTGCTGGGACTGGTGGGGCTACGACAACGCAAACTACGCAAAGAAGTCGGGCCCGCAGATGGCGGCGCTCAAGGCCATGGTCGACCGCGTGACCGGCTCCGGCGGCGGCTCGTCGCTGCCTGCGCCCACCGGCGTCGGCACTTCGGGCGCGACCGGCAGCAGCATGGTGATCGGCTGGGCCGGCGTCTCGGGTGCGAGCGGCTACAACGTCTACCGCGGCGGCAGCAAGGTCAACGCTGCACCCGTGGCCGGCACCAACTACACCGACACCGGACTGGCGGCCTCCACCACCTACAGCTGGACCGTGGCGGCTCTGGACGCGAGCAACGCGCAGGGCACGATGTCGGCCGCGGCCACGGGCACCACCCTGGCTGGCAGCGGTGGCGGCGGCACCTGCTACACCGCCAGCAACTATGCGCACACCGTGGCCGGGCGCGCCTACGCGCTGTATGGCCTGACCTATGCCTACGGTTCGGCGCAGGCCATGGGGCTGTGGAACATCTACGTCACCACGACGCTGAAGCAGACCGGGCCCAACTACTACGTGATCGGCACCTGCTGA
- a CDS encoding efflux RND transporter periplasmic adaptor subunit, with the protein MKRIKRSTLVIALLALVVVIAAAVWLTRKPANEPGTPPAAAKSKDGAPPPRPTLTVTVAKPELTELTLTLAANGNVAAWQEASVGSESSGLKLAEVRVNVGDVVKKGQLLAVFSPETVQADIAQSRASLAEARATAADAAGNAARARTLQATGALSQQQINQYQTTEQTAKARVEAAEAVLKAQEVRGRNTQVLAPDDGVISSRTATVGSVVAAGTELFRLIRQGRLEWRAEVTSAELSRIAVGTTAFVVSASGAQVRGKVRSIAPTVDPQTRAALVYVDLPNVQQNTGIKAGMFARGDFELGRSSAPTVPQASIVPRDGFNNVFMLLPDNRVAQLKVQTGRRVGERVEITSALPEGAQIVVQGAGFLNDGDLVRVVASTPAAAGAQPAAAPASSAAGNAGTNETKARP; encoded by the coding sequence ATGAAAAGAATCAAACGCTCTACCCTCGTCATCGCGCTGCTGGCGCTCGTCGTCGTCATTGCCGCGGCGGTGTGGCTGACGCGCAAGCCCGCAAACGAACCCGGCACCCCGCCCGCGGCCGCCAAGAGCAAAGACGGCGCACCGCCCCCGCGGCCGACGTTGACGGTCACGGTCGCCAAGCCCGAGCTCACCGAGCTGACGCTCACGCTGGCAGCCAACGGCAACGTGGCCGCCTGGCAGGAGGCCAGCGTGGGCTCCGAATCCAGCGGCCTCAAGCTCGCCGAAGTACGTGTGAACGTGGGCGACGTGGTGAAGAAGGGCCAGCTGCTCGCCGTCTTCTCGCCCGAAACGGTGCAGGCCGACATCGCGCAGTCGCGCGCCTCGCTGGCGGAAGCCAGGGCCACCGCAGCCGATGCGGCCGGCAATGCGGCGCGCGCGCGCACGCTCCAGGCCACCGGCGCATTGAGCCAGCAGCAGATCAACCAGTACCAGACGACCGAGCAGACCGCCAAGGCCCGCGTGGAGGCCGCGGAGGCCGTGTTAAAGGCGCAGGAAGTGCGCGGGCGCAACACGCAGGTGCTGGCACCCGACGACGGCGTGATCTCGTCGCGCACCGCCACGGTCGGCAGCGTGGTGGCCGCCGGCACCGAATTGTTCCGGCTGATCCGCCAGGGCCGGCTCGAATGGCGCGCCGAGGTCACCTCGGCCGAGCTCAGCCGCATCGCGGTGGGCACCACGGCCTTCGTGGTGAGCGCAAGCGGTGCGCAGGTGCGCGGCAAGGTGCGCAGCATCGCGCCCACGGTCGATCCGCAAACGCGTGCGGCGCTGGTCTATGTCGACCTGCCGAACGTGCAGCAGAACACCGGCATCAAGGCCGGCATGTTCGCGCGCGGCGACTTCGAACTCGGACGCAGCTCTGCGCCGACCGTGCCGCAGGCCTCCATCGTTCCGCGCGACGGCTTCAACAACGTGTTCATGCTGCTGCCCGACAACCGCGTGGCGCAGCTCAAGGTGCAGACCGGCCGCCGCGTCGGCGAACGCGTCGAAATCACCAGCGCGCTGCCCGAGGGCGCGCAGATCGTGGTGCAAGGCGCCGGCTTCCTGAACGACGGCGACCTGGTGCGTGTCGTGGCCTCAACACCGGCAGCAGCGGGAGCCCAGCCTGCCGCTGCGCCTGCATCGTCCGCCGCGGGCAACGCGGGCACCAACGAAACGAAGGCACGCCCATGA
- a CDS encoding sigma-54 interaction domain-containing protein, which produces MSAAPPVAVPPALPLDAEGILALAARSMFHLFSSISQGMFLVDRSGRIVWVNEGYRRFLPALGFSSIDQFMGHMVEDVIPNTQMRRVLETGEPILVDLLTNKAGTFVVSRIPLRAEHDGREGGAGEVIGAIGIVLFDQPETTLQPLISKFALLQRDLDDARRELASQRNNPLYLHAADGQRRSKYTFASFIGSSPAAVEVKRHARRAAQSTSPVLLLGETGTGKELLAHAIHAASARSKGQFVSVNIAAVPDTLLEAEFFGFAPGAFTGADRRGREGKFKLADGGSLFLDEIGDMPLGLQAKLLRALQEGEIEPLGSNKLVPFDARVIAATSRDLPELVRRGLFREDLYYRLNVLPLRVPPLRERRSDIPALVEALGEDMALRSGEAPPELTPDALALLAGQHWRGNIRELRNVLEQVTMRSDSQRIDAAQLESILREAGLEQIALPDTSHTGHDADEEAALLRPLAQQVAELERKAIAAALAATGGNKLATSRLLGISRATLYERMTSQGL; this is translated from the coding sequence ATGTCCGCCGCTCCGCCTGTTGCCGTACCGCCCGCATTGCCTCTCGACGCCGAGGGCATCCTCGCGCTGGCCGCGCGCTCGATGTTCCATCTGTTTTCGAGCATCAGCCAGGGCATGTTCCTGGTCGACCGCAGCGGGCGCATCGTGTGGGTGAACGAAGGCTACCGGCGCTTCCTGCCGGCGCTGGGTTTTTCCTCGATCGACCAGTTCATGGGCCACATGGTCGAGGACGTGATTCCCAACACGCAGATGCGGCGCGTGCTCGAAACCGGCGAGCCGATATTGGTCGACCTGCTCACCAACAAAGCGGGTACTTTCGTTGTCAGCCGCATCCCGTTGCGCGCCGAGCACGACGGGCGCGAGGGCGGGGCGGGAGAGGTCATCGGCGCGATCGGCATCGTGTTGTTCGACCAGCCCGAAACCACGCTGCAGCCGCTGATCAGCAAGTTTGCGCTGCTGCAGCGCGACCTCGACGATGCACGGCGCGAGCTGGCGAGCCAGCGCAACAACCCGCTCTACCTGCATGCGGCCGACGGCCAGCGCCGCTCGAAATACACCTTTGCGAGCTTTATCGGCAGCAGCCCGGCCGCGGTGGAGGTGAAGCGCCATGCGCGACGCGCCGCGCAGTCGACGAGCCCGGTGCTGCTGCTCGGCGAAACCGGCACCGGCAAGGAGCTATTGGCGCATGCGATTCATGCGGCATCGGCGCGATCCAAGGGGCAGTTCGTCAGCGTCAACATCGCGGCCGTGCCCGACACGCTGCTGGAGGCCGAGTTCTTCGGCTTTGCGCCCGGCGCCTTCACCGGCGCCGACCGACGCGGGCGCGAAGGCAAGTTCAAGCTCGCCGACGGCGGCAGCCTGTTCCTCGACGAGATCGGCGACATGCCGCTCGGCCTGCAGGCCAAGCTGCTGCGCGCGCTGCAGGAGGGCGAGATCGAGCCGCTCGGCTCCAACAAGCTCGTGCCCTTCGATGCGCGCGTGATCGCGGCCACCTCGCGCGACCTGCCCGAGTTGGTGCGCCGCGGCCTGTTCCGCGAAGACCTGTACTACCGCCTCAATGTGCTGCCGCTGCGCGTACCGCCATTGCGCGAACGGCGTAGCGACATCCCGGCGCTGGTCGAAGCACTCGGCGAAGACATGGCGCTGCGCAGCGGCGAGGCCCCGCCCGAGCTCACGCCCGATGCGCTGGCGTTGCTCGCCGGCCAGCATTGGCGCGGCAACATCCGCGAACTGCGCAACGTGCTGGAGCAAGTGACGATGCGCAGCGATTCGCAGCGCATCGACGCCGCGCAGCTCGAAAGCATCCTGCGCGAAGCGGGGCTGGAGCAGATTGCCTTGCCCGACACATCGCACACGGGCCACGATGCCGATGAAGAGGCAGCCTTGCTGCGGCCGCTCGCGCAACAGGTCGCGGAACTGGAGCGCAAGGCCATTGCGGCGGCGCTCGCCGCCACGGGCGGCAACAAGCTGGCGACCTCGAGGCTGCTCGGCATTTCACGCGCGACCTTGTATGAGCGGATGACCAGCCAGGGACTTTGA
- a CDS encoding substrate-binding domain-containing protein, with protein MNRRHLVALAALAACAVTAPAWAQSNEIRIAHIYSKTGPLEAYGKQTQTGFTMGLDYATGGTMTVNGKKLVVIEKDDQGKPDLGKSLLAAAYSDDKAALAVGPTASGVALAMLPVAEEYKKILIVEPAVADSITGDKWNKYIFRTGRNSSQDAISNAVAIDKAGVTVATLAQDNAFGRDGVKAFGAALKKAKLVHEEYLPPATTDFTAGAQRLIDKLKDQPGRKIIWIVWAGAGNPFKIVDLDLKRYNIEIATGGNILPAMAAYKNLPGMEGAAYYYFGIPKNPVNEALVSAHYKEFKTPPDFFTAGGFSAAMAVVTALKKTGGDTGTNKLIGAMEGMSFDTPKGKMTFRKEDHQAMQSMYHFKIKADPAFAWGVPELVREIKPEEMDVPIKNKR; from the coding sequence ATGAACCGTCGCCACCTCGTCGCTTTGGCCGCACTCGCTGCCTGCGCCGTCACTGCACCCGCCTGGGCCCAGTCCAACGAAATCCGCATCGCCCATATCTACAGCAAGACCGGTCCGCTCGAGGCGTACGGCAAGCAGACGCAGACCGGCTTCACCATGGGCCTGGACTACGCCACCGGCGGCACGATGACGGTCAATGGCAAGAAGCTGGTGGTCATCGAGAAGGACGACCAGGGCAAGCCCGACCTCGGCAAGTCGCTGCTGGCTGCCGCCTACTCGGATGACAAGGCCGCGCTCGCGGTGGGCCCCACGGCCTCGGGCGTGGCGCTCGCCATGCTGCCGGTGGCCGAGGAGTACAAGAAGATCCTGATCGTGGAGCCCGCGGTGGCCGATTCGATCACCGGCGACAAGTGGAACAAGTACATCTTCCGCACCGGCCGCAATTCGAGCCAGGACGCGATCTCCAACGCGGTGGCGATCGACAAGGCCGGCGTGACCGTGGCCACGCTCGCACAGGACAACGCCTTCGGCCGCGACGGCGTGAAGGCTTTCGGCGCGGCGCTCAAGAAGGCGAAGCTGGTGCATGAGGAATATCTCCCGCCCGCCACCACCGACTTCACGGCCGGCGCGCAGCGCCTGATCGACAAGCTGAAAGACCAGCCGGGCCGCAAGATCATCTGGATCGTCTGGGCCGGTGCGGGCAACCCGTTCAAGATCGTCGATCTCGACCTCAAGCGCTACAACATCGAGATTGCCACCGGTGGCAACATCCTGCCGGCGATGGCGGCCTACAAGAACCTGCCGGGCATGGAAGGCGCGGCGTACTACTACTTCGGCATTCCGAAGAATCCTGTGAACGAAGCGCTGGTGTCGGCGCACTACAAGGAGTTCAAGACGCCGCCGGACTTCTTCACGGCCGGCGGTTTCTCGGCCGCCATGGCAGTGGTCACGGCGCTCAAGAAGACGGGCGGCGACACCGGCACCAACAAGCTCATCGGCGCCATGGAAGGCATGAGCTTCGACACGCCCAAGGGCAAGATGACCTTCCGCAAGGAAGACCATCAGGCGATGCAGTCGATGTACCACTTCAAGATCAAGGCCGACCCGGCGTTTGCGTGGGGCGTGCCCGAGCTGGTGCGCGAGATCAAGCCTGAAGAGATGGACGTCCCGATCAAGAACAAGCGCTGA
- a CDS encoding branched-chain amino acid ABC transporter permease, with protein sequence MKALDFDWKPLLLAPILALVALPLTGSFSTWLTLTVAGLAMGMIIFIIASGLTLVFGLMDVLNFGHGVFIALGAFVASSVLGLMGDWTGSGELWRNLVAVFPAMLVAMAVAGAVGLAFERFIVRPVYGQHLKQILITMGGMIIGEELIKVIWGPAQVPLPLPEALRGSLLIGDAAISKYRLLAVAVGVVVFGLLAWTLGRTKIGLLIRAGVQDREMVESLGYRIGRLFVGVFVVGSALAGLGGVMWGLFQQNLVPQMGAQVNVLIFIVIIIGGLGSTGGALIGALLVGLMTNYIGFLLPTLTQFASILLMVAVLLWRPQGVYPVANR encoded by the coding sequence ATGAAGGCGCTCGACTTCGACTGGAAGCCCCTGCTTCTCGCCCCCATCCTCGCACTCGTCGCGCTGCCGCTCACGGGCTCGTTCTCGACCTGGCTCACACTTACGGTCGCAGGCCTCGCGATGGGCATGATCATCTTCATCATCGCTTCGGGCCTCACGCTGGTGTTCGGCCTCATGGACGTGCTCAACTTCGGCCACGGCGTGTTCATCGCGCTCGGCGCCTTCGTGGCCAGCAGCGTGCTCGGCCTGATGGGCGACTGGACGGGCTCGGGCGAGCTGTGGCGCAACCTCGTTGCCGTGTTCCCGGCCATGCTGGTCGCGATGGCGGTGGCCGGCGCGGTGGGCCTGGCCTTTGAGCGCTTCATCGTGCGGCCCGTGTACGGCCAGCACCTGAAGCAGATCCTTATCACGATGGGCGGCATGATCATCGGCGAGGAGCTCATCAAGGTGATCTGGGGCCCGGCGCAGGTGCCGCTGCCGCTGCCCGAAGCCTTGCGCGGCTCGCTGCTGATCGGCGATGCGGCCATCAGCAAGTACCGCCTGCTCGCCGTCGCGGTGGGCGTGGTGGTGTTCGGCCTGCTCGCCTGGACGCTCGGCCGCACCAAGATCGGCCTTCTGATCCGTGCCGGCGTGCAAGACCGCGAAATGGTCGAGTCGCTCGGCTACCGCATCGGCCGGCTGTTCGTCGGCGTGTTCGTGGTGGGCAGCGCGCTGGCCGGCCTCGGCGGCGTGATGTGGGGCCTGTTCCAGCAGAACCTGGTGCCGCAGATGGGCGCGCAGGTCAACGTGCTGATCTTCATCGTGATCATCATCGGCGGGCTGGGCTCGACCGGCGGGGCGCTCATCGGCGCGCTGCTGGTGGGGCTCATGACCAACTACATCGGCTTCCTGCTGCCCACGCTCACGCAGTTCGCGAGCATCTTGCTGATGGTGGCCGTGCTGCTGTGGCGCCCGCAGGGCGTGTACCCCGTGGCGAACCGTTGA
- a CDS encoding ABC transporter ATP-binding protein gives MTATNLLTLEGVQTHIGAYHILHGVDLHVPKGQLTMLLGRNGAGKTTTLRTIMGLWHASEGRVRFADKDITAMQTPQIAGLGVAYVPENMGIFSDLTVKENMLLAARGAKNAEQIDDTRLKWIFKLFPAVEKFWNHPAGKLSGGQKQMLAVSRAIVEPRELLLIDEPSKGLAPVMINNMIDAFAELKRSGVTILLVEQNINFAQRLGDNVAVMDNGRVVHSGSMAAFSADAQLQQSLLGLAL, from the coding sequence ATGACCGCTACGAACCTCTTGACCCTCGAAGGCGTGCAGACGCACATCGGGGCGTACCACATCCTCCATGGCGTCGACCTGCACGTGCCCAAGGGCCAGCTCACCATGCTGCTGGGCCGCAACGGCGCGGGCAAGACGACCACGCTGCGGACCATCATGGGCCTGTGGCATGCGTCAGAGGGCAGGGTGCGCTTTGCGGACAAGGACATCACCGCGATGCAGACGCCGCAGATCGCCGGCCTGGGCGTTGCGTACGTGCCCGAGAACATGGGCATCTTCTCCGACCTCACGGTGAAGGAGAACATGCTGCTCGCCGCCCGCGGCGCGAAGAACGCCGAGCAGATCGACGACACGCGGCTCAAGTGGATCTTCAAGCTCTTCCCCGCGGTCGAGAAATTCTGGAACCACCCGGCCGGCAAACTCTCGGGCGGGCAGAAGCAGATGCTGGCCGTGTCGCGCGCGATCGTAGAGCCGCGCGAGCTGCTGCTGATCGACGAGCCCAGCAAAGGCCTTGCGCCCGTGATGATCAACAACATGATCGACGCCTTCGCCGAGCTCAAGCGCAGTGGCGTGACGATTCTCCTGGTGGAGCAGAACATCAACTTCGCCCAACGCCTGGGCGACAACGTCGCGGTGATGGACAACGGCCGCGTGGTGCACAGCGGCAGCATGGCGGCGTTCTCCGCGGATGCGCAATTGCAGCAATCGCTGCTGGGACTGGCTCTATGA